The following are encoded in a window of Parambassis ranga chromosome 15, fParRan2.1, whole genome shotgun sequence genomic DNA:
- the hps1 gene encoding BLOC-3 complex member HPS1 isoform X2, whose amino-acid sequence MKCLLIASESAEVLFYWTDLEFQQNIQDQYGASQEEGQGLPAFEDSISTLFAPIIISCSTMVDRHSDGYTSFTTENNHIYVLHQFDECLYIAVNGDGEEKEDDLRRKIYVMKKMIEVQFGMVTLSGNLLRRELRPQDTEQRARLWKHLQGLLETYSQLRENDQSFLVEAVERLIHPTLCEQCIEFLERRLVQQLNTSVERAGEEVLHAFILVHTKLLAFYSSRNASTLTTSDLLALIIIAQNMYPSDVDLDDPSPEDVESTSGSGPESFYTPEPSPTERDSSSSASPEPPVRGSTPVFEFVDPDIQMAEDSLHTLEISPPDPSTPRRVFLEVSLREGLYPMMPHSMYCLPLWPGITLVLLTKISTSRVAMSVYTFLEAFDKLEKHLKDGGSPAARGHLTIHDIRSKLDKFIKALGPSDIQFAQLQNVWTEFKNRAFARGGPGFNRDLIPWCKNMKTQLCGIYRQCFFTDSGLANTHRCLSRSLQERAQTMVQEKLMDWKDFLLVKCKRNITMVSYLEDFPGLIHFICVDRSSGQMIAPSLCITERATSELGKGPVAQYIKSKVWSLVSTTRRYLQKGYSTVTLRDGDFFFCYFLWFENETGYKLEAGDIPVLPDDSPPIGMLAWDYYRKLLRYYSKNRQGEAVKCYELLTVHLGVIPTEIILQHCRQLASKLWEPSRNPLL is encoded by the exons ATGAAGTGCTTGCTGATAGCCAGTGAAAGTGCCGAGGTCCTCTTCTATTGGACTGACCTAGAATTTCAGCAGAATATCCAGGATCAGTATGGAGCGTCTCAGGAGGAGGGTCAGGGG CTTCCGGCCTTTGAGGACAGCATCAGCACACTGTTTGCTCCCATCATTATCTCCTGCAGCACCATGGTGGACAGGCACAGTGATGGCTACACCTCTTTTACCACAGAAAACAACCACATCTATGTACTACACCAG TTCGACGAGTGTCTCTACATTGCTGTGAATGGAGATGGTGAAGAGAAAGAGGATGATCTGAGGAGGAAAATCTAtgtgatgaagaagatgatTGAGGTCCAGTTTGGCATGGTAACCCTCAGCGGAAACCTCCTGAGAAGAGA ACTGCGTCCTCAGGACACAGAGCAAAGAGCAAGGCTGTGGAAGCATCTCCAGGGCCTGCTGGAGACCTACAGTCAGCTTCGGGAGAATGACCAGAGCTTTTTAGTGGAG GCAGTGGAGAGGCTGATACACCCCACACTTTGTGAGCAGTGCATTGAGTTTTTGGAACGCCGTTTAGTTCAGCAGCTGAATACCAGTGTtgagagagcaggagaagagGTGCTGCATGCATTCATCCTGGTGCACACCAAATTACTTGCCTTTTACTCCAG CCGCAATGCAAGTACACTCACCACTTCAGACCTCCTGGCCCTCATCATCATAGCACAGAATATGTATCCTAGCGATGTAGACCTAGATGATCCAAGTCCTGAG GATGTAGAGAGTACATCTGGTTCTGGTCCTGAAAGTTTTTACACTCCAGAGCCCTCCCCTACAGAGAGAGACTCAAGCAGTTCAG cATCACCAGAGCCACCAGTAAGAGGAAGCACTCCTGTATTTGAGTTTGTGGATCCAGACATCCAG ATGGCAGAGGACAGCTTGCACACCCTGGAAATTAGTCCGCCCGACCCTTCAACCCCTCGCAGAGTCTTCTTAGAGGTTTCACTGAGAGAAGGGCTGTATCCCATGATGCCTCACTCCATGTACTGTCTCCCACTGTGGCCCGGGATCACACTAGTGCTGCTAACTAAG ATTTCTACCAGTCGAGTGGCCATGTCAGTGTATACGTTTTTGGAGGCTTTCGACAAACTAGAGAAGCATTTAAAAGATGGAGGTTCTCCTGCTGCCAGAGGCCACCTGACGATACACGACATCCGCAGCAAATTGGATAAATTCATTAAAGCCCTGGGTCCTAGTGATATACag TTTGCGCAGTTACAAAATGTCTGGACAGAGTTCAAGAACAGAGCCTTTGCTAGGGGAGGACCTGGGTTTAACAGAGA TCTGATCCCGTGGTGTAAGAATATGAAGACCCAGCTGTGTGGCATATACAGACAGTGTTTTTTCACAGACTCTGGACTAGCCAACACCCATCGATGTCTCTCCCGCAGTCTGCAGGAAAGAGCCCAGACGATGGTGCA aGAGAAACTGATGGACTGGAAGGACTTTCTATTGGTGAAATGCAAGAGGAATATCACCATGGTGTC ATACCTGGAGGATTTCCCAGGACTCATCCATTTCATCTGTGTGGACCGATCCAGCGGCCAAATGATTGCACCGTCGCTCTGCATCACAGAGCGTGCCACATCTGAGCTGGGGAAGGGACCAGTTGCTCAATATATCAAAAGCAAG GTGTGGAGCCTGGTCAGCACAACGCGCCGTTATCTTCAGAAGGGTTACTCCACTGTCACCCTGCGTGATGGAGATTTCTTTTTCTGCTATTTCCTTTGGTTTGAAAATGAAACG GGCTACAAATTAGAGGCAGGGGACATACCCGTCCTGCCTGATGACTCTCCCCCCATTGGGATGCTTGCCTGGGACTATTACAG GAAGCTGCTGCGGTACTACAGTAAGAATCGCCAGGGTGAGGCGGTGAAATGCTACGAGCTGCTGACGGTTCATCTGGGGGTTATACCCACTGAGATCATCCTCCAGCACTGCAGACAACTGGCAAGCAAGCTGTGGGAGCCTTCACGCAATCCGCTGCTGTAA
- the hps1 gene encoding BLOC-3 complex member HPS1 isoform X1, whose product MKCLLIASESAEVLFYWTDLEFQQNIQDQYGASQEEGQGLPAFEDSISTLFAPIIISCSTMVDRHSDGYTSFTTENNHIYVLHQFDECLYIAVNGDGEEKEDDLRRKIYVMKKMIEVQFGMVTLSGNLLRRELRPQDTEQRARLWKHLQGLLETYSQLRENDQSFLVEAVERLIHPTLCEQCIEFLERRLVQQLNTSVERAGEEVLHAFILVHTKLLAFYSSRNASTLTTSDLLALIIIAQNMYPSDVDLDDPSPEDVESTSGSGPESFYTPEPSPTERDSSSSASPEPPVRGSTPVFEFVDPDIQMAEDSLHTLEISPPDPSTPRRVFLEVSLREGLYPMMPHSMYCLPLWPGITLVLLTKISTSRVAMSVYTFLEAFDKLEKHLKDGGSPAARGHLTIHDIRSKLDKFIKALGPSDIQFAQLQNVWTEFKNRAFARGGPGFNRDLIPWCKNMKTQLCGIYRQCFFTDSGLANTHRCLSRSLQERAQTMVQEKLMDWKDFLLVKCKRNITMVSYLEDFPGLIHFICVDRSSGQMIAPSLCITERATSELGKGPVAQYIKSKVWSLVSTTRRYLQKGYSTVTLRDGDFFFCYFLWFENETGYKLEAGDIPVLPDDSPPIGMLAWDYYSRKLLRYYSKNRQGEAVKCYELLTVHLGVIPTEIILQHCRQLASKLWEPSRNPLL is encoded by the exons ATGAAGTGCTTGCTGATAGCCAGTGAAAGTGCCGAGGTCCTCTTCTATTGGACTGACCTAGAATTTCAGCAGAATATCCAGGATCAGTATGGAGCGTCTCAGGAGGAGGGTCAGGGG CTTCCGGCCTTTGAGGACAGCATCAGCACACTGTTTGCTCCCATCATTATCTCCTGCAGCACCATGGTGGACAGGCACAGTGATGGCTACACCTCTTTTACCACAGAAAACAACCACATCTATGTACTACACCAG TTCGACGAGTGTCTCTACATTGCTGTGAATGGAGATGGTGAAGAGAAAGAGGATGATCTGAGGAGGAAAATCTAtgtgatgaagaagatgatTGAGGTCCAGTTTGGCATGGTAACCCTCAGCGGAAACCTCCTGAGAAGAGA ACTGCGTCCTCAGGACACAGAGCAAAGAGCAAGGCTGTGGAAGCATCTCCAGGGCCTGCTGGAGACCTACAGTCAGCTTCGGGAGAATGACCAGAGCTTTTTAGTGGAG GCAGTGGAGAGGCTGATACACCCCACACTTTGTGAGCAGTGCATTGAGTTTTTGGAACGCCGTTTAGTTCAGCAGCTGAATACCAGTGTtgagagagcaggagaagagGTGCTGCATGCATTCATCCTGGTGCACACCAAATTACTTGCCTTTTACTCCAG CCGCAATGCAAGTACACTCACCACTTCAGACCTCCTGGCCCTCATCATCATAGCACAGAATATGTATCCTAGCGATGTAGACCTAGATGATCCAAGTCCTGAG GATGTAGAGAGTACATCTGGTTCTGGTCCTGAAAGTTTTTACACTCCAGAGCCCTCCCCTACAGAGAGAGACTCAAGCAGTTCAG cATCACCAGAGCCACCAGTAAGAGGAAGCACTCCTGTATTTGAGTTTGTGGATCCAGACATCCAG ATGGCAGAGGACAGCTTGCACACCCTGGAAATTAGTCCGCCCGACCCTTCAACCCCTCGCAGAGTCTTCTTAGAGGTTTCACTGAGAGAAGGGCTGTATCCCATGATGCCTCACTCCATGTACTGTCTCCCACTGTGGCCCGGGATCACACTAGTGCTGCTAACTAAG ATTTCTACCAGTCGAGTGGCCATGTCAGTGTATACGTTTTTGGAGGCTTTCGACAAACTAGAGAAGCATTTAAAAGATGGAGGTTCTCCTGCTGCCAGAGGCCACCTGACGATACACGACATCCGCAGCAAATTGGATAAATTCATTAAAGCCCTGGGTCCTAGTGATATACag TTTGCGCAGTTACAAAATGTCTGGACAGAGTTCAAGAACAGAGCCTTTGCTAGGGGAGGACCTGGGTTTAACAGAGA TCTGATCCCGTGGTGTAAGAATATGAAGACCCAGCTGTGTGGCATATACAGACAGTGTTTTTTCACAGACTCTGGACTAGCCAACACCCATCGATGTCTCTCCCGCAGTCTGCAGGAAAGAGCCCAGACGATGGTGCA aGAGAAACTGATGGACTGGAAGGACTTTCTATTGGTGAAATGCAAGAGGAATATCACCATGGTGTC ATACCTGGAGGATTTCCCAGGACTCATCCATTTCATCTGTGTGGACCGATCCAGCGGCCAAATGATTGCACCGTCGCTCTGCATCACAGAGCGTGCCACATCTGAGCTGGGGAAGGGACCAGTTGCTCAATATATCAAAAGCAAG GTGTGGAGCCTGGTCAGCACAACGCGCCGTTATCTTCAGAAGGGTTACTCCACTGTCACCCTGCGTGATGGAGATTTCTTTTTCTGCTATTTCCTTTGGTTTGAAAATGAAACG GGCTACAAATTAGAGGCAGGGGACATACCCGTCCTGCCTGATGACTCTCCCCCCATTGGGATGCTTGCCTGGGACTATTACAG CAGGAAGCTGCTGCGGTACTACAGTAAGAATCGCCAGGGTGAGGCGGTGAAATGCTACGAGCTGCTGACGGTTCATCTGGGGGTTATACCCACTGAGATCATCCTCCAGCACTGCAGACAACTGGCAAGCAAGCTGTGGGAGCCTTCACGCAATCCGCTGCTGTAA
- the ankrd2 gene encoding ankyrin repeat domain-containing protein 2 isoform X1: MDHKIEENKALAEERAGRIPSELCIREKKIKRTYKPSVSVEIPITGPVDTAEFMNAASQGKVNVIDVYLADGGNPNAHDELKRTALHRASLEGHTAVVQMLLEKGADINLKDQLGSRAIHWACRGGSLDVVKALKSHGADLNVRDKLYSTPLHVATRTGHTTIVEYLLSCGAKINCRDREGDTALHDAVRLSRYKIVKLLISARADTNIQNHEGVTAMQQVKQWQFDIMEMLQGLEKLRELGVVLPENISTEK; the protein is encoded by the exons ATGGACCATAAAATTGAAGAAAACAAAGCCCTG gctGAAGAGAGAGCCGGGAGAATCCCATCAGAGCTGTGCATAAGGGAAAAAAAGATCAAAAGAACATACAAACCCAGTGTGTCTGTAGAAATCCCAATA ACAGGACCTGTGGATACTGCTGAATTTATGAATGCAGCCAGTCAAGGCAAAGTGAATGTGATAGATGTGTATCTGGCTGATGGCGGGAACCCTAATGCCCATGATGAG CTGAAGAGGACAGCACTACACCGAGCCTCTCTGGaaggacacactgctgttgtCCAAATGCTTTTGGAGAAAGGAGCTGATATCAACTTAAAAGACCAA ctgGGCTCCAGGGCCATACATTGGGCTTGCAGAGGGGGGAGTCTGGATGTTGTCAAGGCCCTGAAGAGCCATGGGGCTGACCTTAACGTAAGAGATAAG CTGTACAGCACTCCTCTGCATGTGGCCACCAGAACAGGACACACCACCATTGTCGAGTACCTGCTGTCCTGTGGTGCTAAAATCAACTGCAGGGACAGG GAAGGTGACACAGCCCTGCATGATGCTGTGCGTCTCAGCAGATACAAGATTGTGAAACTGCTCATATCTGCTCGAGCTGACACAAATATACAAAATCAT GAGGGAGTGACGGCAATGCAGCAGGTAAAACAATGGCAGTTTGACAtcatggagatgctgcaggggCTGGAGAAGCTGAGGGAGCTGGGAGTTGTGTTACCTGAAAACATCTCGACAGAAAAGTGA
- the ankrd2 gene encoding ankyrin repeat domain-containing protein 2 isoform X2, whose protein sequence is MDHKIEENKALAEERAGRIPSELCIREKKIKRTYKPSVSVEIPITGPVDTAEFMNAASQGKVNVIDVYLADGGNPNAHDELKRTALHRASLEGHTAVVQMLLEKGADINLKDQLGSRAIHWACRGGSLDVVKALKSHGADLNLYSTPLHVATRTGHTTIVEYLLSCGAKINCRDREGDTALHDAVRLSRYKIVKLLISARADTNIQNHEGVTAMQQVKQWQFDIMEMLQGLEKLRELGVVLPENISTEK, encoded by the exons ATGGACCATAAAATTGAAGAAAACAAAGCCCTG gctGAAGAGAGAGCCGGGAGAATCCCATCAGAGCTGTGCATAAGGGAAAAAAAGATCAAAAGAACATACAAACCCAGTGTGTCTGTAGAAATCCCAATA ACAGGACCTGTGGATACTGCTGAATTTATGAATGCAGCCAGTCAAGGCAAAGTGAATGTGATAGATGTGTATCTGGCTGATGGCGGGAACCCTAATGCCCATGATGAG CTGAAGAGGACAGCACTACACCGAGCCTCTCTGGaaggacacactgctgttgtCCAAATGCTTTTGGAGAAAGGAGCTGATATCAACTTAAAAGACCAA ctgGGCTCCAGGGCCATACATTGGGCTTGCAGAGGGGGGAGTCTGGATGTTGTCAAGGCCCTGAAGAGCCATGGGGCTGACCTTAAC CTGTACAGCACTCCTCTGCATGTGGCCACCAGAACAGGACACACCACCATTGTCGAGTACCTGCTGTCCTGTGGTGCTAAAATCAACTGCAGGGACAGG GAAGGTGACACAGCCCTGCATGATGCTGTGCGTCTCAGCAGATACAAGATTGTGAAACTGCTCATATCTGCTCGAGCTGACACAAATATACAAAATCAT GAGGGAGTGACGGCAATGCAGCAGGTAAAACAATGGCAGTTTGACAtcatggagatgctgcaggggCTGGAGAAGCTGAGGGAGCTGGGAGTTGTGTTACCTGAAAACATCTCGACAGAAAAGTGA
- the morn4 gene encoding MORN repeat-containing protein 4, with amino-acid sequence MTLTRGSFTYASGEEYHGEWKEGRRHGVGQLKFQDGTCYTGQFENGLFHGSGVLLFTDGSRYEGEFAHGKFQGTGVFSRYDGMKFEGEFKDGRVEGYGLLTFPDGTHGVPRNEGLFQNHKLQKREKCPGVVQRAQASASSAHSLAL; translated from the exons ATGACTCTGACCAGAGGATCTTTCACCTATGCCAGTGGGGAAGAGTACCACGGCGAGTGGAAAGAAG GTCGGAGGCATGGTGTTGGCCAGCTCAAGTTTCAGGATGGAACCTGCTATACCGGCCAGTTTGAGAATGGACTGTTCCACGGCTCTGGTGTGCTGCTTTTTACAGATGGATCCAG GTATGAAGGAGAATTTGCACATGGGAAGTTTCAAGGCACAGGAGTCTTCAGCCGATATGATGGCATGAAGTTTGAAGGAGAATTCAAAGATGGGCGCGTAGAGGGATATG GGTTATTGACGTTTCCAGATGGAACTCATGGTGTTCCACGGAACGAGGGCTTGTTTCAAAACCACAAGTTGcagaagagagagaagtgtCCAGGGGTGGTGCAGCGTGCACAGGCATCAGCGTCCAGTGCTCACAGCCTGGCACTTTGA
- the st3gal7 gene encoding ST3 beta-galactoside alpha-2,3-sialyltransferase 7 has protein sequence MVTLNHLSVQDPDDGSPLLPEAEDMTLTPVCNRQKEMTKTNSADFFLSRRENLGLCLLFLIGGYLAILIPAYFPLDKVATLSDDQYPKDLGLLNRSASLLLDPCQPRWCQKHLKPLSCSAGLLGIPVFVHHNRPPQWNLPPPLGLQGTEEHLAMALASLPQPGLPATMKKKGICRRCVVVGNGGILHGSHLGSHIDHYHIIIRLNNAPVPGFERDVGSRTTIRLLYPEGAPHSVSEYKKTTMVALVVFKSLDLAWLTSVITKQPLSFWSKMWFWRDVVDDIPLKPENFKILHPEIIHKTGQVLQKYALKQGNMVPTLGASAVVMALQLCDQVSLAGFGYDMQHPEARLHYYETLRMDAMKAQVVHDISSEKLFLRDLVAAGAVTDLTGGL, from the exons ATGGTGACGCTGAACCACTTGAGTGTACAGGATCCAGATGATGGCTCTCCGCTGCTGCCTGAGGCTGAGGACATGACACTAACACCTGTCTGTAACCGACAGAAGGAGATGACAAAGACTAACTCTGCAGACTTTTTTCTCAGCAG AAGAGAGAACCTTGGCCTCTGTCTGCTGTTTCTAATTGGTGGCTATTTGGCTATTCTGATTCCTGCATATTTCCCATTAGATAAGGTGGCAACTCTCAGCGATGACCAATATCCCAAAGACCTG GGTTTACTAAATCGGTCAGCCTCCCTGCTGTTAGACCCCTGCCAGCCTCGCTGGTGTCAGAAACACCTCAAACCACTGTCCTGTTCAGCAGGCCTCCTAGGcattcctgtgtttgtgcaccACAACAGGCCACCCCAGTGGAATCTGCCTCCACCTCTGGGGCTCCAAGGTACTGAAGAGCATCTGGCCATGGCCCTGGCCTCTCTACCTCAACCCGGTTTACCTGCTACAATGAAGAAAAAGGGCATTTGCAGGAGATGTGTGGTAGTGGGCAATGGAGGGATACTTCATGGGAGCCATCTGGGATCTCATATAGATCACTATCACATCATTATTAG ACTGAATAATGCTCCTGTGCCTGGTTTTGAAAGAGATGTTGGTTCACGCACCACCATCCGTCTGCTTTACCCTGAGGGAGCACCTCACTCTGTGAGTGAGTACAAAAAGACCACCATGGTTGCTCTGGTGGTCTTTAAGAGCCTGGACCTTGCCTGGCTCACTTCTGTCATCACCAAACAGCCTCTG AGTTTCTGGTCCAAAATGTGGTTCTGGAGGGATGTGGTGGATGATATTCCACTAAAACCAGAGAACTTCAAGATCCTCCACCCAGAGATTATTCACAAGACGGGCCAAGTCTTACAGAAATATGCACTGAAACAGGGAAAT ATGGTTCCAACACTAGGTGCCAGTGCAGTGGTGATGGCCTTGCAACTGTGTGACCAGGTGAGCCTGGCAGGATTCGGGTACGACATGCAACACCCAGAGGCCAGGCTTCACTACTACGAGACCTTACGCATGGACGCCATGAAGGCTCAA GTGGTGCATGACATCAGCTCTGAAAAACTCTTCTTGAGGGACCTGGTGGCAGCAGGAGCAGTGACTGACCTCACAGGAGGCCTGTGA